The Gemmatimonadaceae bacterium genome segment CATCGCCGGCACTGGTTGCAAGACGCGCTGCTCCGCGGCCAAGGCTTCCGCGATCGTCGCGCCGGTCGCCGGACAGCGGCGCCGCGCATGCAGCTCCGCTGCGCGCACATCGAGCGCCGTTTGTAAGGCGGCGAGCGACGGCCACTCCGCGAGAAACAGATCCGCAAACGCGCCGCGATCGGTGCGCACTGTGCGCTCCACTTTGCCTTTGTCCGAGCCGGTGCGCGCGCGACACGGATCGACGGTGAAGCCACACTGCGTGGCAAATGTCGCAAACGCTGGGTTGAGCACGGCGGTTGCTCCGGCCCCACGCGCCACGCCCGTCTTGAGATTATCGATCCGCACCCAGAGCGGCATCCCGCCGTAGCGCGCGAAGAGTGCCAAGTGCCCCGCCTGCCACGCGAGCTGTGTTTGCGTTAGGCTCACCCACACAAACGTCGCGCGACAGTGCGACAGGATCCCGATGAGCCCGTGCAGCATGCACTCGACGCCAGCAATCCGGCCGACGACATCAAACCAATCGTGCTGCGCCTGCACGCCCGGCGGCGTCTCGATCCGGCGCACCGCTTGGATCGGCGTACGGAAGCGCCGCTTGAGGTACCGTTGGACCGCTTGGTAACTTCCCGCAAAGCCGTGCTCGCGGACCAGCGCGGCGTAGAGCT includes the following:
- the istA gene encoding IS21 family transposase, which produces MRLAHSVMPATPPEARVDAVLTRFADARVVREGTGQCTAQQLYAALVREHGFAGSYQAVQRYLKRRFRTPIQAVRRIETPPGVQAQHDWFDVVGRIAGVECMLHGLIGILSHCRATFVWVSLTQTQLAWQAGHLALFARYGGMPLWVRIDNLKTGVARGAGATAVLNPAFATFATQCGFTVDPCRARTGSDKGKVERTVRTDRGAFADLFLAEWPSLAALQTALDVRAAELHARRRCPATGATIAEALAAEQRVLQPVPAMHEPFDCVVARRVSRECLVSFEGRRYSVPFTAVGRTVEVRGTAAHVVILAEGHELARHPRHTATRLLLTPAHYEGTSTPTVRAPTPLGRRARL